The following coding sequences are from one Devosia neptuniae window:
- the mutT gene encoding 8-oxo-dGTP diphosphatase MutT gives MSGHILLVVACALVDADRRVLIAQRPEGKSMAGLWEFPGGKVEPGESPEAALIRELEEELGVSTKTACLAPVSFASHSYETFHLLMPLYVCRKWQGQPQAKEHSALKWVRPQALRDYPMPPADEPLIAALCDLL, from the coding sequence ATGAGCGGCCACATTCTTCTCGTTGTGGCCTGTGCCCTGGTGGACGCCGATCGCCGTGTGCTGATTGCACAGCGGCCAGAAGGCAAGTCCATGGCGGGGCTGTGGGAGTTTCCCGGCGGCAAGGTGGAGCCGGGGGAGAGCCCCGAGGCGGCATTGATCCGCGAGCTGGAGGAAGAGCTGGGCGTCTCGACCAAGACGGCGTGCCTGGCACCGGTATCTTTCGCCAGTCATTCTTACGAGACTTTTCACCTGTTAATGCCACTTTACGTCTGCCGGAAATGGCAGGGACAGCCGCAGGCCAAGGAACATTCCGCCCTCAAATGGGTGCGGCCCCAGGCTCTGCGTGACTACCCGATGCCGCCGGCCGACGAACCACTGATCGCGGCGCTCTGCGATCTGTTGTAG
- a CDS encoding thermonuclease family protein, which produces MLKTSLASLAAIAALSSVSAAALACEDLRMVPGGIVTQVTDGDTVVLDNGMVVRMIGTQAPKLPLGRDGFETWPLAPEAKAALEAIALNKPVRLGYGGEEVDRYERVLAHVFVDGPDGEIWAQQYMVSQGLARVYSFPDNRKCLDLLFAAEGRARLAGLGIWADPYYSTRAADRPADLLDRQGHYELVEGRVLLADQSGGRVYLNFGRFWKEDFTAVIEASALKLFAADGIDPSALEGALVRIRGWVDDRDGPRIEITHPEQIEVLAAR; this is translated from the coding sequence TTGCTTAAGACTAGTCTTGCCAGCCTCGCCGCCATAGCGGCGCTGTCGTCTGTTTCGGCGGCGGCACTTGCATGCGAGGATTTGCGCATGGTGCCCGGCGGCATCGTCACCCAGGTCACCGATGGTGACACGGTCGTGCTCGACAATGGCATGGTCGTGCGCATGATCGGCACCCAAGCCCCCAAATTGCCGCTGGGCCGCGATGGATTCGAGACCTGGCCACTGGCGCCCGAGGCTAAAGCGGCGCTCGAAGCCATCGCCCTCAACAAGCCCGTACGTCTCGGCTATGGCGGAGAAGAAGTCGATCGCTATGAGCGAGTCCTGGCCCATGTCTTCGTCGATGGCCCCGATGGCGAGATCTGGGCGCAGCAATATATGGTCTCCCAGGGCCTGGCCCGCGTCTATTCCTTCCCCGATAACCGAAAATGCCTTGATCTGCTGTTCGCCGCCGAGGGTCGTGCGCGTTTAGCCGGGCTTGGCATCTGGGCCGATCCCTATTACAGCACTCGTGCGGCGGATCGGCCGGCCGATCTTTTGGATCGGCAGGGCCATTACGAACTTGTCGAGGGACGTGTCCTGCTTGCCGATCAATCCGGCGGGCGGGTCTATCTGAACTTTGGCCGGTTCTGGAAAGAAGATTTCACCGCAGTGATCGAAGCGTCGGCGCTCAAGCTTTTTGCCGCAGACGGCATCGATCCATCAGCCCTAGAAGGGGCGCTAGTTCGCATCAGAGGCTGGGTGGACGATCGGGATGGCCCACGCATCGAGATTACTCATCCCGAACAGATCGAGGTTCTGGCAGCACGATGA
- a CDS encoding Flp family type IVb pilin has product MTKTLLHFLRDETGATAIEYGLLAGLIAVALLVSFALLGDSLTALFGVGAGSAAAIIGAAADSIP; this is encoded by the coding sequence ATGACGAAGACGTTGTTGCATTTTCTCCGGGACGAGACCGGCGCCACCGCGATTGAATACGGCCTGCTCGCCGGGCTTATTGCCGTTGCGCTGCTGGTCTCCTTCGCCCTGCTGGGCGACAGCCTCACGGCCCTGTTCGGCGTCGGCGCGGGCAGTGCGGCGGCGATTATCGGCGCGGCCGCCGACAGTATCCCTTGA
- a CDS encoding GNAT family N-acetyltransferase, which yields MSLPDIATFERAGLAAWPGIEVDWDGAWVRRAAGGYTKRANSLQCFDVSDGDNVEARLDAAQAWFAARELPMVVRTTPLASGALNAALDARGWATVDHSHLYAMPLGEHEPDPEGRLFELLDPEFLAAQQGLRGYSDENVARLRALLAVMAVPATGVVVYRDGQAVATGLMAIGEGIVVTGNVITDTTRRRQGLAAAMMRTGLAWAKEAGATVAALNVQADNPAAKALYGSLGYTYQYDYTYRIPSAS from the coding sequence ATGTCCTTGCCCGATATTGCCACCTTCGAGCGGGCGGGACTTGCGGCCTGGCCGGGGATCGAAGTCGATTGGGATGGCGCCTGGGTGCGCCGTGCCGCTGGCGGCTATACCAAACGGGCCAATTCGCTGCAGTGCTTCGATGTAAGCGATGGCGACAATGTGGAGGCACGGCTGGACGCCGCGCAGGCGTGGTTTGCGGCGCGCGAATTGCCAATGGTCGTTCGTACGACGCCGCTGGCGAGCGGTGCGCTCAATGCTGCCCTTGATGCCCGCGGCTGGGCGACGGTTGATCACAGCCATCTCTATGCCATGCCGCTGGGCGAGCACGAGCCTGACCCGGAGGGGCGCTTGTTTGAGCTGCTTGATCCGGAATTTCTCGCGGCGCAGCAGGGGCTGCGCGGCTATAGCGACGAGAATGTGGCCCGGCTGCGGGCGCTGCTGGCGGTCATGGCCGTGCCGGCGACGGGCGTGGTGGTCTATCGCGATGGCCAGGCGGTCGCCACCGGGCTGATGGCGATAGGCGAGGGCATTGTCGTCACCGGCAATGTGATTACGGATACGACACGGCGGCGGCAGGGACTGGCGGCGGCGATGATGCGCACCGGGCTGGCCTGGGCGAAAGAGGCCGGCGCGACGGTCGCGGCGCTCAATGTGCAGGCGGACAATCCGGCCGCCAAGGCGCTCTATGGGTCGCTCGGCTATACGTACCAGTACGATTACACCTATCGCATTCCGAGCGCGTCATGA
- a CDS encoding BrnT family toxin, giving the protein MRGFGFEIANEFDWSAAIVERDDRKDYGEIRYRAFGWANALRLCIAFTVRGGETRIISVRRVHDKEASKYGI; this is encoded by the coding sequence ATGCGTGGTTTCGGGTTCGAGATTGCGAATGAGTTTGATTGGTCTGCTGCGATCGTCGAGCGAGACGATCGAAAAGACTATGGAGAGATAAGATACAGGGCCTTTGGGTGGGCCAATGCGCTGCGGCTCTGTATCGCCTTTACGGTTCGTGGAGGCGAGACCCGGATTATCAGTGTGCGACGTGTGCACGACAAGGAGGCCAGCAAATATGGCATCTAA
- a CDS encoding 50S ribosomal protein L25/general stress protein Ctc — MAETRVLKAQAREGVGKGAARELRRQGLVPAVIYGDKKPPVTISIAYKDAMKSIYAGGFLSHVLELDVDGTKHSVIPRDYQLDPVKDFALHVDFLRVGKGSKLNVQVHVNFINEEASPGLKRGGTLNIVHHTLDLTVDASNIPEEITVDLTGLDIGDTIHISNVKLPAGATDHSHEEDVTIATIVAPSALKSSEGGETEAAEGEGEAKAE, encoded by the coding sequence ATGGCTGAGACTAGAGTGCTCAAGGCACAGGCGCGTGAGGGAGTGGGCAAGGGGGCCGCTCGTGAGCTGCGTCGTCAGGGACTCGTTCCCGCTGTTATCTACGGTGACAAGAAGCCCCCCGTCACCATCTCCATCGCCTACAAGGATGCGATGAAGTCCATCTATGCCGGTGGCTTCCTCAGCCACGTCCTCGAGCTGGACGTCGATGGCACCAAGCATTCGGTGATCCCGCGCGATTACCAGCTTGATCCGGTCAAGGACTTTGCCCTGCACGTGGATTTTCTGCGCGTCGGCAAGGGCTCCAAGCTCAATGTCCAGGTGCATGTCAACTTCATCAATGAAGAAGCCAGCCCGGGCCTGAAGCGCGGTGGTACGCTCAATATCGTGCACCACACGCTCGATCTGACCGTCGATGCGTCCAATATCCCTGAAGAAATCACCGTCGATCTGACGGGTCTGGATATCGGCGACACCATCCACATCTCCAACGTCAAGCTGCCGGCCGGTGCTACCGACCACAGCCACGAAGAAGACGTGACGATCGCGACCATCGTTGCCCCGTCGGCTCTCAAGTCGTCTGAAGGCGGCGAGACCGAGGCTGCTGAAGGCGAGGGCGAAGCAAAGGCCGAGTAA
- a CDS encoding M48 family metalloprotease yields the protein MTRTKHIINKGLRNGLLAVSLLALSACTSFTGSQIAVSQTGDVPAPTVVPEGTDPEDVVIGRREHPRIIAAYGGVYSDRAAEIMVARIVGRLLAAADQPNAQFQVTILDTSEVNAFALPGGYIYVTRGILALASDTSELAAVLAHEIAHVTLRHARARTDRTRTTAIVDRVITGVLGGDTSTDATANRTRQSMAAFGQQQELEADHEGIKFAGKAGYDPQAAARFLGVMSRFATFSAGQNGNNAGFLSSHPSTPARIQKALETARTMFGQAQVGETDRTGYLDSITGLTFGDSPAQGSIVGRKFIHSASKFTFTVPDGYTLQNSQSAVVGVAGDGEAVRFDSADVQANIGLADYLKSGWIAGLKTDSVTTRTVNGIEMASGVAQTDQWFFRVSVMRLDGQVYRFIFAAKADSARFSAGAEATLTSFRRTDSSDLNAIRKVAIRIVTAKAGDTADSLARQMAGLSRGAELFYIINDLYPGDPVQPGQKYKVVVLQ from the coding sequence ATGACGCGCACCAAGCACATCATCAACAAGGGTTTGCGCAATGGCTTGCTGGCGGTATCGCTGCTGGCCCTGTCGGCCTGCACCAGCTTTACCGGCTCCCAGATTGCGGTCAGCCAGACCGGTGACGTGCCGGCGCCCACCGTGGTTCCCGAGGGCACCGATCCCGAAGACGTGGTCATCGGCCGCCGCGAGCATCCCCGCATCATCGCCGCCTATGGCGGGGTCTATTCCGATCGCGCCGCCGAAATCATGGTCGCCCGCATTGTCGGCCGCCTGCTGGCCGCTGCTGACCAGCCCAATGCCCAGTTCCAAGTCACGATTCTCGACACCTCCGAAGTCAACGCCTTCGCGCTGCCCGGCGGCTATATCTATGTGACGCGCGGCATCTTGGCGCTCGCGTCCGATACCAGCGAATTGGCGGCCGTACTGGCGCACGAAATCGCCCACGTCACCCTGCGCCACGCCCGCGCTCGCACCGATCGCACTCGCACCACCGCCATCGTCGATCGCGTCATCACCGGCGTTTTGGGCGGCGATACCTCGACCGACGCCACTGCCAACCGCACGCGCCAGTCCATGGCCGCTTTCGGTCAGCAGCAGGAACTCGAAGCCGACCACGAAGGCATCAAGTTCGCCGGCAAGGCGGGCTACGACCCGCAGGCCGCTGCGCGTTTCCTGGGCGTGATGAGCCGCTTCGCCACCTTCTCGGCTGGCCAGAACGGCAATAATGCCGGCTTCCTGTCCTCGCACCCCTCGACGCCTGCCCGTATCCAGAAGGCGCTGGAAACCGCCCGCACCATGTTCGGCCAGGCCCAGGTCGGGGAGACCGACCGCACCGGCTATCTCGATTCCATTACCGGCCTCACCTTTGGCGACAGCCCCGCCCAAGGCTCGATCGTCGGCCGCAAATTCATCCATTCGGCCAGCAAGTTCACCTTCACCGTGCCCGATGGCTATACGCTGCAGAATTCGCAGAGCGCCGTCGTCGGCGTGGCTGGCGATGGCGAGGCCGTGCGTTTCGACAGTGCCGACGTGCAGGCCAATATCGGCCTTGCCGATTACCTCAAATCGGGCTGGATTGCCGGCCTCAAGACCGACAGCGTCACCACCAGAACCGTCAACGGCATCGAGATGGCATCGGGCGTCGCCCAGACCGACCAGTGGTTCTTCCGCGTCTCGGTCATGCGGCTCGATGGTCAGGTCTATCGCTTCATCTTCGCCGCCAAGGCCGACAGCGCCCGCTTCTCGGCCGGTGCCGAAGCGACGCTGACCAGCTTCCGCCGCACCGATAGCAGCGACCTCAATGCCATCCGCAAGGTCGCCATCCGCATCGTCACCGCCAAGGCCGGCGACACCGCCGATAGCTTGGCCCGTCAAATGGCCGGCCTCAGCCGCGGCGCCGAACTGTTCTATATCATCAACGATCTCTACCCGGGCGATCCCGTCCAGCCGGGGCAGAAATACAAGGTCGTCGTGCTGCAATAG
- a CDS encoding BrnA antitoxin family protein, producing MASKHKPDPYLIDFETAPLTEEEIKRLRPAREVFAELGLPLPGKPGRPPSGNGKQQVTLRLDNEIIDFFKADGPGWQTRLNEELASVVRQRKKA from the coding sequence ATGGCATCTAAGCACAAGCCAGATCCGTATCTGATCGATTTTGAGACCGCTCCTTTGACGGAAGAGGAGATCAAGCGCCTTCGACCGGCGCGAGAGGTTTTTGCCGAGCTTGGCCTTCCATTGCCCGGCAAGCCGGGGCGCCCGCCAAGCGGTAATGGCAAGCAGCAGGTGACCCTGCGGCTCGACAATGAGATCATTGATTTCTTCAAGGCCGACGGTCCTGGTTGGCAGACGCGACTCAATGAGGAACTCGCATCGGTGGTGCGCCAGCGCAAGAAGGCCTAG
- the pth gene encoding aminoacyl-tRNA hydrolase produces the protein MKLLVGLGNPGNQYAGNRHNIGFMAIDAVARAHNAGPWKTKHSALLSEASIDGEKVMLLKPQTFMNRSGDSVQQVAQFYKIAPADIIVLYDELDLAPGKVRVKVGGGNGGHNGLRSIDPQIGLDYKRIRLGIGHPGKEFVTHHVLGDFAKADQVWLDPLLDGIGKHIGLVLKGDDNGFMNKLALANAAEPAPAKAPPKAQSHIRQARPAKPQVALPETGPMAAMLKKLFKGE, from the coding sequence ATGAAGCTGCTCGTGGGCCTGGGCAATCCAGGCAACCAATATGCCGGCAACCGGCACAATATTGGCTTCATGGCCATTGATGCCGTGGCGCGCGCGCACAATGCCGGCCCCTGGAAGACCAAGCACTCCGCCCTGCTCTCCGAAGCCAGTATCGACGGCGAAAAGGTCATGCTGCTCAAGCCGCAGACCTTCATGAACCGCTCCGGCGATAGCGTGCAACAGGTCGCCCAGTTCTATAAGATCGCGCCTGCCGATATCATCGTGCTCTACGACGAACTCGACCTCGCCCCCGGCAAGGTGCGGGTCAAGGTTGGCGGCGGCAATGGCGGGCACAATGGCCTGCGCTCCATCGATCCGCAGATCGGGCTCGATTACAAGCGCATCCGCCTCGGCATCGGCCATCCCGGCAAGGAATTCGTCACCCACCATGTGCTGGGCGATTTCGCCAAGGCCGACCAGGTCTGGCTCGATCCCCTGCTCGACGGCATCGGCAAGCATATTGGGCTCGTGCTCAAGGGCGATGACAACGGCTTCATGAACAAGCTGGCGCTGGCCAATGCCGCCGAACCGGCCCCGGCCAAGGCGCCGCCCAAAGCCCAGAGCCATATCCGCCAAGCGCGCCCGGCCAAGCCACAGGTCGCGCTCCCCGAAACCGGCCCAATGGCCGCCATGCTCAAAAAACTGTTCAAGGGCGAATAG
- the argJ gene encoding bifunctional glutamate N-acetyltransferase/amino-acid acetyltransferase ArgJ, with the protein MAHPVSPLAPKSYPDLPAIAGVRFATAEAGIKYKNRTDVLLMAFDEGTTAAGVLTRSKCSSAAVDWCKANLPGGVARGLVVNSGNANAFTGTKGQKSVELTADYAARALGCAPSEIFLASTGVIGEPLDASKFAGVLDDMAARVSAGSWMEPAKAIMTTDTFPKLSGAIFDIDGVEVKINGIAKGSGMIAPDMATMLSFVVTDMPIAAPVLQALLARHVQTSFNAITVDSDTSTSDTLLAFATGKAGVEAIASLDDPRAETFGAALADVLFDLAIQVVRDGEGATKQVSIHVEGATSDQSAFRIAKSIADSPLVKTAIAGEDANWGRVVMAVGKAGEPADRDKLAIRFGDLLVAKDGERAAVYDEAATSAYMKGEDLELTVSLGLGEGKASVYTCDLTHGYITINGDYRS; encoded by the coding sequence ATGGCCCATCCCGTTTCCCCGCTCGCTCCCAAATCCTATCCGGACCTGCCGGCGATCGCCGGGGTGCGTTTCGCGACGGCCGAGGCCGGGATCAAGTACAAGAACCGCACCGATGTGCTGCTGATGGCGTTTGACGAGGGCACGACGGCGGCGGGCGTGCTGACGCGCTCGAAATGTTCGTCGGCGGCGGTGGATTGGTGCAAGGCCAATTTGCCAGGCGGGGTAGCGCGGGGCCTGGTGGTCAATTCGGGCAATGCCAATGCCTTTACCGGCACCAAGGGGCAGAAGAGCGTCGAACTGACGGCCGATTATGCGGCGAGGGCGCTGGGCTGCGCACCGTCCGAGATTTTTCTGGCGTCGACGGGGGTGATCGGGGAGCCGCTGGATGCCTCCAAATTTGCCGGCGTGCTGGACGATATGGCGGCGCGGGTCAGCGCCGGATCGTGGATGGAACCCGCCAAGGCGATCATGACGACCGATACCTTTCCCAAGCTATCCGGTGCGATTTTCGACATCGACGGGGTCGAGGTCAAAATCAACGGCATTGCCAAGGGCAGCGGCATGATCGCGCCTGACATGGCGACCATGCTGAGCTTTGTGGTCACCGATATGCCGATTGCGGCGCCCGTCTTACAGGCGCTGCTGGCGCGGCATGTGCAGACCAGTTTCAACGCCATCACGGTGGATAGCGACACGTCTACCTCCGATACACTGCTGGCCTTTGCGACCGGCAAGGCCGGGGTGGAGGCGATTGCCAGCCTTGATGACCCGCGCGCAGAAACGTTTGGCGCGGCGCTGGCCGATGTGCTGTTTGATCTGGCCATCCAGGTGGTGCGCGACGGCGAGGGGGCGACCAAGCAGGTGTCCATCCATGTCGAGGGCGCGACCTCCGACCAGAGCGCGTTTCGCATTGCCAAGTCGATTGCCGACTCGCCATTGGTCAAGACCGCCATTGCCGGCGAAGACGCCAATTGGGGGCGCGTGGTGATGGCCGTGGGCAAGGCGGGGGAGCCGGCCGATCGCGACAAGCTGGCCATTCGCTTTGGCGACCTGCTGGTGGCCAAGGATGGCGAGCGAGCGGCCGTGTATGATGAAGCCGCGACCAGCGCCTATATGAAGGGCGAGGACCTGGAACTGACCGTCAGCTTGGGGCTGGGTGAGGGCAAGGCGAGCGTTTATACCTGCGACCTGACGCATGGCTATATCACCATCAATGGCGATTATCGGAGCTGA